From a region of the Bombus pascuorum chromosome 17, iyBomPasc1.1, whole genome shotgun sequence genome:
- the LOC132915554 gene encoding uncharacterized protein LOC132915554, whose product MSRMISEVDTDSECTSSRNMRKYQRTQTHSRLFRLLNDDSILLEDAEKTNESSSTEEYLSLPLKSNAFNYDENYCSNYSSGVTSPEYSPICEQSWKRLHDADNSRSPDQNGDVFRQGRQDRISCKEDPYYQAWKTPKPSAPSLDHDVVPSLAFKVLESRRPLWSYKVLMQRITEQGRVPPSETWHC is encoded by the exons ATGAGTCGCATGATCTCTGAGGTGGATACAGATTCAGAATGCACCTCGTCGAGGAACATGAGGAAGTATCAGAGGACTCAAACTCACTCGAGATTGTTCAGGCTTCTAAACGACGACTCGATCCTTCTAGAAGATGCAGAGAAAACCAACGAATCTTCCTCCACTGAAGAGTACCTTAGCCTACCTCTGAAGAGCAACGCCTTCAATTACGATGAGAATTATTGTTCCAATTACTCTAGCGGCGTGACATCTCCAGAATATTCACCCATCTGCGAACAATCGTGGAAAAGACTTCACGACGCGGACAACTCAAGGTCACCGGACCAAAATGGCGACGTGTTTCGTCAAGGTCGACAAGATCGAATTTCCTGCAAGGAAGACCCATACTATCAAGCTTGGAAAACTCCCAAACCTTCGGCACCGTCCTTGGATCACGACGTGGTGCCATCTTTGGCTTTCAAGGTCCTGGAAAGTAGAAGGCCGTTATGGTCGTACAAG GTCCTGATGCAACGGATTACTGAGCAAGGACGAGTGCCTCCATCAGAAACATGGCATTGCTAg